A single region of the Candidatus Paceibacter sp. genome encodes:
- a CDS encoding membrane protein insertase YidC — protein sequence MISNFYNTVFYEPLLNGLVSLVNYLPFHDIGLAIIVLTVLVRFVIFPFTHKSTTTQIKMKKIEPQLKEIKSNFKNDPQAQARKTMELYRQHGINPLSGILTLFIQIPIIFALYKVFLGGVNFDQEHIYSFVSIPENINTMFLGLVDVTKNNSYVIAFLASLSQFFQMKLAMPPLKKEKLGDSFKDSLAKSMNVQMRYVMPVFIFFIGLKFSAGVALYWTTMNVFAIVHEAIVRRKAEKIYGEPSQNNNIAAGRIS from the coding sequence ATGATTTCAAATTTTTACAACACGGTTTTTTACGAGCCGCTTTTAAACGGTTTGGTGTCGCTGGTTAATTATCTCCCCTTTCATGATATCGGCCTGGCTATAATTGTTTTGACCGTCTTGGTGCGTTTTGTCATTTTCCCGTTCACCCACAAATCCACCACCACCCAGATAAAGATGAAAAAGATTGAGCCGCAGCTTAAGGAGATAAAATCCAATTTCAAAAACGACCCCCAGGCGCAGGCGCGCAAAACCATGGAACTGTACCGCCAACACGGCATCAATCCCCTTTCCGGCATCCTGACGTTGTTTATCCAGATCCCGATAATCTTCGCTTTGTACAAAGTTTTTCTTGGCGGGGTTAATTTTGACCAGGAACACATCTATTCTTTTGTGTCCATTCCGGAAAACATCAACACAATGTTTCTTGGTTTGGTGGATGTAACCAAAAACAACAGCTATGTAATAGCCTTTTTAGCCTCTTTGTCGCAGTTTTTCCAGATGAAGCTAGCCATGCCGCCGCTTAAAAAGGAAAAACTCGGAGATTCTTTCAAAGACAGCCTGGCGAAAAGCATGAACGTGCAGATGAGATACGTGATGCCGGTGTTCATATTTTTCATCGGTCTAAAGTTTTCCGCCGGCGTGGCTCTTTATTGGACGACGATGAATGTTTTTGCTATAGTACATGAAGCCATAGTGCGCAGAAAGGCGGAAAAAATATATGGAGAACCAAGTCAAAACAATAATATCGCTGCTGGAAGAATTTCTTGA
- the rnpA gene encoding ribonuclease P protein component: MLSKENRMDKETIGLVVKSGRSFSSDSFNLKTAPIAGGRSLFAFVVSSKVSKKATERNKLKRRARNIIRKVLSEVKKGAGIIFFFKVSAKDRTYRELKEEMTNSLKKARILQ; the protein is encoded by the coding sequence ATGCTCTCTAAAGAAAACAGGATGGATAAAGAGACCATCGGCCTGGTTGTAAAGTCAGGCAGAAGTTTTTCTTCCGACTCGTTTAATTTAAAAACAGCGCCAATCGCCGGAGGGCGCAGCCTTTTCGCTTTCGTTGTTTCTTCCAAGGTTTCCAAAAAAGCAACAGAAAGAAATAAACTTAAAAGAAGGGCTAGAAATATAATCAGAAAGGTTTTAAGCGAGGTTAAAAAAGGCGCGGGAATTATTTTCTTCTTTAAAGTAAGCGCCAAAGATAGAACATACCGAGAATTAAAAGAGGAGATGACTAATTCGCTGAAAAAAGCTAGAATATTGCAATGA
- the dnaA gene encoding chromosomal replication initiator protein DnaA — MTLDYEKLWKDVLSEVELNISKANFSTWFKDTYIGKYDNGEVAIHVPNSFAHEWLSTKFNKLIAGIIRNMDSSIRHIDYIIVSQPKNQAKQTTIQQNKPLKTILSNEEQLGFNEFYTDSESNLNPKYTFDSFIVAPFNEVAHAAALTISKNIGNVYNPLFVYGGVGLGKTHLLQAIGNEIRKNNQNTKVHYLTSENFANDYVSSIQNKNINIFKEKYRKYSLLIIDDIQFFSDKLKIQEEFFHVFNSLYNSGNQIVFSSDRPPQYIVGLEDRLRSRFEGGMMVDISQPEYEERLAILKAKINTKGFPLSDEIIEFTASNIKENIRELEGALNSIIGQSKIRGRMLSLEEVEKIISKKAKPVRAITAEQLIKTISIYYNIEEKNLTEKTRRKEIVKPRQITMYLLRNDLSTSYPHIGRRLGQKDHTTAIHAFKKISEDIKRDKKLEQEINNIREMMFKNCV, encoded by the coding sequence ATGACTTTGGATTACGAAAAATTATGGAAAGATGTTTTATCTGAGGTTGAGTTGAATATATCCAAAGCTAATTTCTCCACTTGGTTTAAAGACACTTATATCGGAAAATACGACAACGGGGAAGTGGCGATCCATGTCCCCAACAGCTTCGCCCATGAATGGCTCTCCACTAAATTTAACAAATTAATAGCCGGGATCATCCGGAACATGGATTCCAGCATCAGGCACATAGACTACATTATTGTTTCCCAGCCGAAAAATCAGGCAAAACAAACCACAATTCAACAAAACAAGCCCTTAAAAACAATACTGAGCAATGAGGAACAACTTGGTTTTAATGAATTTTACACCGACTCCGAGTCAAACCTTAATCCTAAATACACTTTTGATTCTTTTATTGTGGCGCCTTTCAATGAGGTGGCGCACGCGGCGGCGCTAACCATCTCCAAAAACATAGGTAATGTTTACAACCCGCTTTTTGTTTACGGCGGCGTCGGTCTTGGTAAAACTCATCTTCTTCAGGCAATAGGCAATGAAATAAGAAAAAACAATCAAAACACAAAAGTTCACTACCTTACTTCGGAAAATTTCGCCAACGACTACGTCAGCTCTATCCAAAACAAAAACATCAACATTTTTAAGGAGAAATATAGAAAATACAGCCTTCTGATAATTGACGATATTCAGTTTTTTTCCGACAAACTAAAAATTCAGGAGGAATTTTTCCATGTTTTTAACTCACTTTACAATAGCGGCAACCAGATAGTTTTTTCTTCCGACCGCCCGCCGCAATATATTGTCGGTTTGGAAGACAGGTTGCGCTCGCGATTTGAAGGAGGAATGATGGTTGATATATCCCAACCGGAATACGAGGAAAGATTGGCTATTTTAAAGGCTAAAATAAACACCAAAGGCTTCCCGTTATCCGATGAAATAATAGAATTTACCGCCTCTAATATTAAAGAAAACATTCGCGAGCTTGAAGGCGCGCTTAATTCCATCATCGGCCAATCAAAAATCAGAGGCCGAATGCTTTCTTTAGAGGAAGTGGAGAAAATAATAAGTAAAAAAGCGAAGCCGGTGCGCGCTATAACCGCCGAACAATTGATAAAAACAATATCAATCTATTATAACATTGAGGAAAAAAACCTGACGGAAAAAACAAGAAGGAAGGAGATAGTCAAACCGCGGCAAATAACAATGTATTTATTAAGAAACGACTTAAGCACGTCTTATCCTCATATCGGCCGGAGACTAGGGCAAAAAGATCACACCACCGCCATCCACGCTTTTAAGAAAATAAGTGAAGATATTAAACGTGATAAAAAACTGGAGCAGGAGATAAATAACATAAGAGAGATGATGTTTAAAAACTGTGTATAA
- the dnaN gene encoding DNA polymerase III subunit beta, whose protein sequence is MKFTCSKNELKEAVQICEKNTGKNLNLVVLSNILLDCADKILKLTATNLETAVEVEIPTKTEKEGKITIPGSVLSGFLSNNSVNEEITLESQNNNLIISTSNTSITIKGQPADDFPTLPIIKSEDESVINCADFVSGLKSVWYSCSNSIIKPEIASVLIQSNKSASLIFAATDSFRLAEKRFDYNLNNFGKVLLPFKSVAEILRIFDGVFDKLKIKTNKNQINIESDNIKFISRLIDGVFPDYQQILPKKFTADVVVKNNDFTNALKSTAMFSGKLNELVFSLNPEENFIVLKTANNEIGDCVVKIPAKITGEKIKITFNHRYIQDCLQAVNNNDILLRFCGEMKPLLITSLNNNTFQYLVMPMSI, encoded by the coding sequence ATGAAATTCACTTGTTCTAAAAATGAATTAAAAGAAGCGGTCCAGATTTGCGAGAAAAACACGGGTAAAAATTTAAACCTGGTTGTTTTAAGCAACATCCTTCTTGATTGCGCCGACAAAATTTTAAAACTGACAGCCACTAATCTTGAAACCGCCGTAGAAGTGGAAATTCCAACAAAAACAGAAAAAGAAGGTAAAATAACTATCCCAGGCTCGGTTTTAAGCGGTTTTTTATCCAACAACTCCGTAAATGAAGAAATTACTTTGGAATCGCAAAATAACAACCTTATTATTTCCACATCTAATACATCTATAACCATCAAAGGACAGCCGGCCGATGATTTCCCCACATTACCAATAATCAAGTCGGAAGATGAGTCGGTGATTAATTGCGCTGATTTTGTTTCCGGTTTGAAGTCGGTCTGGTATTCCTGTTCCAACTCAATTATTAAACCGGAAATAGCCTCGGTTTTAATTCAATCCAATAAATCGGCGAGTTTAATATTCGCGGCCACCGACTCGTTCCGGTTGGCGGAAAAAAGATTTGATTATAATCTAAACAACTTTGGGAAGGTTTTACTGCCGTTTAAATCAGTCGCTGAAATACTAAGGATTTTTGACGGTGTCTTTGATAAATTAAAAATAAAAACAAATAAAAACCAAATAAACATAGAGTCGGATAATATTAAATTCATTTCACGTTTGATTGATGGTGTTTTTCCTGATTACCAACAGATTTTACCTAAAAAATTTACCGCCGACGTAGTGGTGAAAAATAATGATTTTACCAACGCTCTGAAATCAACCGCCATGTTTTCCGGAAAGTTGAATGAGTTAGTTTTCTCTTTAAATCCGGAGGAAAATTTTATTGTTTTAAAAACAGCCAATAATGAAATAGGCGACTGTGTGGTTAAAATACCGGCTAAAATTACCGGCGAAAAAATAAAAATAACTTTTAACCATAGATACATCCAGGACTGTCTTCAGGCTGTAAACAACAACGATATTTTACTGCGTTTTTGCGGCGAAATGAAGCCATTGCTGATCACTAGTTTAAACAACAACACTTTCCAATATTTAGTGATGCCAATGAGTATTTAG
- a CDS encoding penicillin-binding protein, with translation MRKFKKGVKKRIIRILLWFAAAAMMLAVLSSLAVVYWVATLKIPDIESLGEVKVAQSTKIYDRTGKIVLWDIHEDIQRTVIPIENISRHVKNATIAIEDSSFYQHKGVDFLGIMRSVLVDLKSGKLKQGGSTITQQLVKNTLLTKDKTFSRKIKEIILTMKIEKVLSKEQILERYLNEIPYGGSSYGIESASKIFFGKSAADINLAEAAYLASLPKAPTYYSPYGNHKEELETRKNFVLGKMTSLGFITSEEAEIAKEEKVVFVNKGQNSIKAAHFSVFIRAYLEEKYGQDVIEQGGLKVTTTLDYALQQKAEELAARYAKENKEKFNASNTSIVALDPKTGQILVMVGSKDYFNKEDQGNFNVSLAYRQPGSAIKPFVYAAAFKKGYTPETTLFDLQTEFNPSCLHKYATGTVITAQSSSGGKDECYMPENYDNKFRGPINLRSALAQSLNIPSVKTLYLAGIQNSLNTIKDMGISSLNDPNRYGLTLVLGGGEVSLFELTGAYSVFANNGVRNPPIGILKIEDKNGKVVEEFKDQSRQVLDKNVALTITDILSDNKARTPAFGENSPLYFPGRQVAAKTGTTNDYRDAWVVGYTPNLTVGAWFGNNDNSSMEKKVAGLIVAPMWNEFLNEVFKTLPKENFEKPTKTKTSKPALNGEWRGEQKYLIDKISQKLATEHTPPELIEEKTLTEVHSILYWLNKDNPKGAKPEKPEQDPQFQLWEIPVRKWATENNIKDQTMDDIPKEKDDIHKPEYQPKITMDYPIKDNTYNKEEVINIKITQKSKFGLGQIDFFFNGSYIGTSKINPFGFSFKPADYNITQEKAELKIIAYDQVRNKTEVVVPFMVK, from the coding sequence ATGAGAAAGTTTAAAAAAGGCGTTAAAAAGCGGATAATCCGTATTTTACTATGGTTCGCGGCGGCGGCCATGATGCTGGCTGTTTTATCCTCCCTAGCGGTGGTTTACTGGGTCGCTACCCTAAAAATCCCGGACATTGAATCTTTGGGTGAGGTTAAAGTGGCCCAATCCACCAAAATATACGACCGCACGGGCAAAATCGTCCTTTGGGACATTCATGAAGATATCCAACGCACCGTCATTCCAATTGAAAACATTTCCCGCCACGTAAAAAACGCCACCATCGCCATTGAGGACTCTTCTTTCTACCAACATAAAGGAGTTGATTTTCTAGGTATTATGCGGTCGGTATTGGTTGACCTAAAATCGGGAAAATTAAAACAGGGCGGCTCCACTATCACACAACAATTGGTTAAAAACACCCTTTTAACCAAAGATAAGACATTTTCCCGAAAAATTAAGGAAATAATTCTTACAATGAAAATAGAAAAGGTGCTTTCCAAAGAACAAATTTTGGAACGCTACTTGAACGAGATACCTTACGGCGGCAGCAGTTACGGCATAGAATCGGCCAGCAAAATATTTTTCGGCAAGAGCGCCGCCGACATAAACCTGGCAGAAGCCGCTTACTTGGCCAGCTTACCCAAAGCCCCGACCTACTACTCCCCTTACGGAAACCATAAAGAAGAACTGGAAACCCGGAAAAATTTCGTTTTAGGTAAAATGACCTCGCTTGGTTTTATCACTTCCGAAGAAGCGGAAATAGCGAAAGAAGAAAAAGTTGTTTTTGTAAACAAAGGCCAAAATTCAATCAAAGCCGCCCATTTTTCCGTCTTTATCAGGGCTTATCTGGAAGAAAAATACGGCCAGGACGTTATTGAGCAGGGCGGTTTGAAAGTCACCACCACGCTTGATTACGCTTTACAGCAGAAAGCGGAAGAATTGGCGGCCAGATACGCCAAAGAAAACAAGGAGAAGTTCAACGCTTCCAACACTAGCATCGTCGCCCTGGACCCGAAAACAGGCCAAATTTTAGTGATGGTCGGCTCCAAAGATTATTTCAATAAAGAAGACCAGGGAAACTTCAACGTGTCTCTGGCTTACCGCCAGCCCGGATCCGCCATAAAGCCATTTGTCTACGCCGCCGCTTTCAAAAAAGGCTACACCCCGGAAACAACCTTGTTTGACCTCCAGACCGAATTTAACCCTTCCTGTCTGCATAAATACGCCACGGGCACCGTTATAACCGCGCAAAGCTCCAGCGGCGGCAAAGACGAGTGTTATATGCCGGAAAACTACGACAACAAATTCCGCGGCCCAATCAACTTAAGAAGCGCTTTGGCCCAATCTCTAAACATTCCCTCCGTTAAAACTTTATACCTGGCCGGAATCCAAAATTCCCTCAACACCATAAAAGACATGGGTATCAGCTCCTTAAACGACCCGAACCGGTACGGATTGACTTTGGTTCTGGGCGGCGGCGAGGTAAGTTTGTTTGAGCTTACCGGCGCCTATTCTGTTTTCGCCAATAACGGGGTAAGAAACCCACCTATTGGTATTTTAAAAATAGAAGACAAGAACGGAAAAGTTGTTGAGGAGTTCAAAGACCAGTCGCGGCAGGTTTTGGATAAAAACGTCGCTTTGACAATAACCGACATCCTTTCCGACAATAAAGCCCGGACGCCGGCGTTCGGAGAAAACTCCCCTCTTTATTTCCCCGGCCGGCAGGTGGCCGCCAAAACTGGCACCACCAACGACTACCGCGACGCTTGGGTCGTCGGCTACACCCCCAACCTCACCGTTGGAGCGTGGTTCGGAAACAATGACAACTCTTCAATGGAAAAAAAGGTGGCCGGACTGATTGTGGCGCCGATGTGGAACGAGTTTTTAAACGAAGTTTTTAAAACACTCCCGAAAGAAAATTTTGAAAAACCAACCAAAACAAAAACATCAAAACCGGCGCTAAACGGCGAATGGCGCGGGGAGCAAAAATACCTGATTGATAAAATATCCCAAAAACTGGCCACAGAACACACCCCGCCGGAGTTGATTGAAGAAAAAACCCTGACGGAAGTCCATTCCATATTATATTGGTTGAATAAAGATAACCCCAAAGGCGCCAAACCGGAAAAACCGGAACAAGACCCCCAATTCCAACTTTGGGAAATACCGGTCCGGAAATGGGCGACGGAAAACAATATCAAAGACCAGACAATGGACGACATACCGAAAGAAAAAGACGATATCCACAAACCGGAATACCAGCCTAAAATAACTATGGATTACCCAATTAAAGACAATACCTACAACAAAGAAGAGGTGATAAACATCAAAATAACCCAGAAGAGTAAATTTGGGTTAGGGCAGATTGATTTCTTTTTTAATGGAAGTTATATCGGAACGTCAAAAATAAACCCGTTCGGCTTCTCTTTTAAACCGGCGGATTATAATATCACGCAAGAAAAAGCGGAGTTGAAAATAATAGCCTACGATCAGGTAAGAAATAAAACGGAGGTAGTGGTGCCTTTTATGGTAAAATAA
- the ruvC gene encoding crossover junction endodeoxyribonuclease RuvC, translated as MLILGIDPGFERMGFAVLDKSGPKEKLVYSCCIVTKRSDPHEKRLLHIRQNLNKTISEFRPKVMAIESLFFAGNQKTAIKVAEARGVALCAAAENNLRVMELTPLEVKMALTGYGRAEKEQVRKMIAAILKLEKPAKYDDEMDAIAIALAASPRQIQADK; from the coding sequence ATGTTAATCCTCGGCATTGATCCCGGATTTGAACGGATGGGTTTCGCCGTTTTGGACAAAAGCGGCCCAAAAGAGAAGCTCGTCTATTCCTGTTGCATTGTAACCAAAAGAAGCGACCCGCACGAAAAACGCCTTTTGCATATCCGCCAAAATTTAAACAAAACAATTTCCGAATTCAGGCCAAAAGTTATGGCGATTGAAAGCCTCTTTTTCGCCGGAAACCAAAAAACGGCCATTAAAGTGGCGGAAGCCCGCGGCGTCGCGCTGTGCGCGGCGGCGGAAAATAATCTGCGTGTCATGGAACTAACCCCTTTGGAAGTAAAAATGGCTCTAACCGGCTACGGAAGGGCGGAAAAGGAACAAGTGCGGAAGATGATCGCGGCAATTTTAAAACTGGAGAAACCGGCCAAGTATGACGATGAAATGGATGCCATAGCTATAGCTTTGGCAGCTTCGCCTCGCCAAATTCAAGCAGATAAATAA
- a CDS encoding YebC/PmpR family DNA-binding transcriptional regulator: MAGHNKWTQIKRQKAVVDAKRSKVFSRYAKIIALAARKGDDPGTNFELRAAIDKARSENMPKENIERAIAKDSGKSGEAQLESARYEAYGPGGVAMIIDVITDSKNRAVAEIKHILNEKGGKFAEQGSVLWAFELSGEKPSAKITVELSSADKEALEKLIEALEESEDVQEIFTNSVKSS, from the coding sequence ATGGCCGGGCATAATAAATGGACTCAAATAAAGAGGCAGAAGGCGGTGGTTGACGCCAAGAGGAGCAAGGTTTTTTCCCGCTACGCCAAAATAATCGCTTTGGCCGCCCGCAAAGGCGACGACCCGGGCACCAACTTCGAGCTGCGCGCCGCCATAGACAAAGCCCGCTCCGAAAACATGCCCAAGGAAAACATAGAACGCGCCATCGCCAAAGATTCCGGCAAAAGCGGCGAAGCCCAGCTGGAAAGCGCCCGTTACGAAGCCTACGGCCCGGGCGGCGTGGCTATGATCATAGACGTTATCACCGACAGCAAAAACCGCGCCGTGGCGGAAATAAAACATATCCTTAATGAAAAAGGCGGCAAGTTCGCCGAGCAGGGTTCGGTTTTGTGGGCTTTTGAGTTAAGCGGAGAAAAACCGTCCGCCAAAATAACCGTGGAACTCTCCTCCGCCGACAAAGAGGCGCTGGAGAAACTTATTGAAGCGCTGGAAGAAAGCGAAGATGTGCAGGAAATTTTTACAAATTCAGTGAAAAGTTCATAA
- a CDS encoding DUF86 domain-containing protein encodes MEENRDNVYLQHILEAIESINEYLRGLDYESLLKDKKTIDAVVRELEIIGEAANNLSDDFKKKHPEIPFRDMSDMRNVLIHEYFGVNTKIVWDTCQDDLPKLKEVIKAIIVA; translated from the coding sequence ATGGAGGAAAATAGAGATAATGTTTATCTTCAGCACATTCTGGAAGCGATCGAAAGTATTAACGAGTATTTGCGCGGTCTTGACTATGAATCTCTATTGAAAGACAAAAAGACTATTGATGCCGTGGTGCGTGAACTGGAAATTATCGGCGAGGCGGCCAATAATTTAAGTGATGATTTTAAGAAGAAGCACCCCGAAATTCCCTTTCGCGACATGTCGGACATGCGCAATGTCTTGATTCATGAATACTTCGGCGTAAACACGAAAATCGTTTGGGATACTTGCCAGGACGATTTGCCAAAACTGAAAGAAGTAATAAAGGCCATCATTGTGGCGTAA
- a CDS encoding nucleotidyltransferase family protein has translation MQKEEIKKKIAEAISSDPAKNDIEKASLFGSFLNNKARNDSDVDILVEFKPTAKIGFFEFVRLQRRLSDFVGKKVDLLTPEALSKFFKEKVIKESELVYGGK, from the coding sequence ATGCAAAAGGAAGAAATAAAAAAGAAAATAGCGGAAGCTATATCAAGCGACCCCGCCAAAAACGATATTGAAAAGGCGTCTTTATTCGGCTCTTTTTTAAACAACAAGGCAAGAAACGACAGCGATGTGGATATTCTTGTTGAGTTTAAGCCAACTGCCAAAATTGGATTTTTTGAATTCGTCCGTTTGCAAAGACGTTTGAGCGATTTCGTCGGGAAAAAAGTTGACCTTTTGACGCCGGAGGCTCTTAGTAAATTTTTTAAAGAGAAAGTTATCAAGGAATCCGAACTTGTCTATGGAGGAAAATAG
- the ruvB gene encoding Holliday junction branch migration DNA helicase RuvB — protein sequence MQMSSQNADNLKNGKASAFLDKALDQTLRPQKWAEYIGQELIKKNLHILIKAASERQENIEHLLFYGPAGLGKTTLAHLIAKELGAQIKITSGPAIERVGDLASILTNLSAGDILFIDEIHRLNKTVEEILYPAMESRSLDIIIGKGPSARSIQLELPPFTLVAATTRIALLSSPLRSRFSGGTFRLEFYTPREVQKIITRSAGILGVVISPDAAEEIAKRSRQTPRLANHFLKRCRDYAQIHNKNEIDAVSAKQALDMMEIDELGLNNNDRRILSVLIEKFKGGPVGLQTIAAATSEDEATIEEVYEPYLLQLGFLERTPRGRVATENAYKHLGLTQIQKNLL from the coding sequence ATGCAAATGTCAAGCCAAAACGCCGATAATTTAAAAAATGGCAAGGCCAGCGCTTTTTTGGACAAAGCGCTGGATCAGACGTTGCGACCCCAAAAATGGGCCGAATATATCGGCCAGGAGCTGATAAAAAAGAACCTGCACATACTCATCAAGGCCGCTTCGGAACGCCAGGAAAACATTGAGCACCTCCTTTTTTACGGCCCGGCGGGTCTGGGCAAAACTACCTTGGCCCATTTGATAGCCAAAGAACTGGGCGCCCAGATAAAAATCACTTCCGGGCCGGCCATTGAGCGCGTGGGCGACCTGGCTTCCATACTTACCAACCTATCCGCGGGCGACATTCTTTTTATAGACGAAATCCACCGGCTCAACAAAACAGTGGAAGAAATTTTATACCCGGCCATGGAATCCCGCTCGCTGGACATCATTATAGGCAAAGGCCCTTCGGCCAGAAGCATCCAGCTAGAACTGCCTCCGTTTACGCTGGTGGCGGCCACTACCAGAATCGCCCTGCTCTCCTCCCCTCTCCGTTCTCGTTTTTCCGGCGGAACCTTCCGGCTAGAATTTTATACCCCCAGAGAGGTGCAAAAAATAATCACCCGCTCCGCCGGCATATTGGGCGTTGTCATTTCTCCGGACGCCGCTGAAGAAATTGCCAAAAGAAGCCGCCAGACACCCCGCTTGGCCAATCATTTTCTAAAACGCTGCCGCGACTACGCCCAGATACACAACAAAAACGAAATTGACGCCGTTTCGGCCAAACAGGCTCTGGACATGATGGAGATAGATGAATTAGGGCTCAATAACAACGACCGCCGGATATTAAGCGTTTTAATAGAAAAGTTCAAAGGCGGCCCCGTCGGCCTGCAAACCATCGCCGCCGCCACTTCCGAGGACGAGGCCACTATTGAGGAAGTGTACGAACCGTACCTTCTCCAGCTCGGCTTTCTGGAGCGCACTCCCCGCGGCCGCGTCGCCACCGAAAACGCCTACAAACACCTCGGCCTGACCCAGATTCAAAAAAACCTGCTGTAA
- a CDS encoding type II/IV secretion system protein produces MPIFEDDKKQEQIEEMRKKEAEDLAKILSQRYGLPYLDLSGITIDIDALKILPEAEAREAKMAVFQKVGQKLQTAIESPNPEKTKRTVKDLENKGYKINLFMVSEESLKNAWKRYAEVPQYEEIARGVIDISSEKLEEFLKQTSTLEDLKNIFVASAATQKNRKISEVLEIILAGAIAADASDIHIEPQDGQVRLRMRLDGVLHDILSFDYKVYNLLLSRIKLVSGLKLNIHNQAQDGRFSIRLAKKEIEVRSSVIPESYGESIVLRVLNPESIDIRMEGLGMEPLLLSIVEKELKKPNGMILTTGPTGSGKSTTLYAFLKKIYTPGTKIITLEDPVEYHVEGVVQTQVEEASGYTFSNGLRSILRQDPDVIMVGEIRDLDTARTAMNAALTGHLVLSTLHTNNAAGTIPRLVDLGVTPSAIAPAVNLTMAQRLVRKLCDKCKEKTPANAEESEIVRKTIASLPENYPKPETGEVFLWRAKGCPACNNIGYKGRIGVFEAILINEELEPLILTSPGETEILKESRKQGLPDMKQDGVLKVLKGVTSLDELQRVVDV; encoded by the coding sequence ATGCCAATCTTTGAGGACGACAAAAAACAAGAGCAAATAGAGGAGATGAGAAAAAAGGAAGCCGAAGACCTGGCTAAAATCCTTTCCCAAAGATACGGCCTGCCATACTTAGACCTTTCCGGAATAACCATAGACATAGACGCTTTAAAGATACTGCCGGAGGCGGAAGCCCGCGAGGCGAAAATGGCCGTTTTCCAGAAAGTCGGCCAGAAGCTCCAGACGGCCATAGAAAGCCCGAATCCGGAAAAAACAAAAAGAACCGTCAAAGACCTTGAAAACAAGGGGTACAAAATAAACCTGTTCATGGTTTCCGAAGAAAGCCTCAAAAACGCCTGGAAGAGGTACGCCGAGGTGCCGCAATACGAAGAAATAGCAAGGGGCGTCATAGACATTTCCTCCGAGAAACTGGAAGAATTTTTAAAGCAAACCTCCACTCTTGAAGATTTGAAAAATATCTTCGTCGCCTCCGCCGCCACCCAGAAAAACCGTAAAATTTCCGAAGTTCTGGAAATAATTCTGGCGGGAGCCATCGCCGCCGACGCTTCCGACATCCACATTGAACCGCAGGACGGCCAAGTGAGGCTTCGGATGAGGCTGGACGGCGTGCTCCACGACATCCTTTCCTTTGATTACAAAGTTTACAACCTCCTCCTTTCCAGAATTAAGCTGGTTTCCGGCCTGAAGCTCAACATCCACAATCAGGCGCAGGACGGGCGCTTCAGCATCAGATTGGCCAAAAAAGAAATAGAAGTAAGATCGTCGGTCATCCCAGAATCTTACGGCGAATCTATAGTGTTGAGAGTGCTCAATCCGGAATCAATAGACATCCGCATGGAAGGTTTGGGCATGGAGCCGCTGTTGTTGAGTATAGTGGAAAAGGAATTAAAAAAGCCCAACGGAATGATTCTAACCACCGGTCCGACCGGCTCCGGCAAAAGCACCACCCTCTACGCTTTCCTCAAAAAAATCTACACGCCGGGCACGAAAATAATCACTTTGGAGGATCCGGTGGAATACCACGTGGAAGGAGTGGTGCAAACGCAGGTGGAGGAAGCGAGCGGCTACACTTTCTCCAACGGACTCCGCTCCATCCTCCGGCAGGATCCAGATGTTATAATGGTGGGCGAAATAAGAGACCTGGACACGGCCAGAACGGCCATGAACGCGGCGCTGACCGGCCACTTGGTGCTCTCCACGCTCCACACCAACAATGCCGCCGGCACGATCCCCCGCCTGGTGGACTTGGGAGTAACGCCGTCGGCCATCGCGCCGGCCGTCAACTTGACGATGGCTCAAAGACTGGTGAGAAAGCTGTGCGACAAGTGCAAAGAAAAAACTCCGGCCAATGCCGAAGAGTCGGAAATTGTCAGAAAAACCATCGCTTCCCTGCCGGAAAATTATCCCAAACCGGAAACGGGCGAAGTTTTTCTCTGGCGGGCCAAAGGCTGCCCGGCCTGCAACAACATAGGATATAAGGGAAGAATAGGCGTTTTTGAAGCCATTTTGATAAACGAGGAGCTGGAGCCGCTTATTCTGACCAGCCCGGGCGAAACGGAAATACTTAAAGAATCAAGAAAGCAGGGCTTGCCGGACATGAAGCAAGACGGCGTGCTGAAGGTTTTAAAGGGAGTGACATCGCTGGATGAATTGCAGAGAGTTGTAGATGTTTAA